A segment of the Nasonia vitripennis strain AsymCx chromosome 2, Nvit_psr_1.1, whole genome shotgun sequence genome:
TTCATCCAGTCGGTTGGTGCGCAACAATTGGAAAACCTCTTATTCCGCCTAACAGTGCGTATAATTAATTCTTTCTTTATTCGAGAATTAGACTTGATTTTAcatcaattattaatttgtacATGTTTGTTGAACAAACGTAGCAATCGCCAACAAATATAAAGACTGGAAGGACTTCCTAATGCGCCGACTCACCGGAGCGCGCACTCTTCCCACCAACTTTTACAGCAAAGTTAACGACAGTATGAAATCGCGCTTCCGATGCGGCCTGCACCTCGAGGTTGTCGACAAGAACCGTATTTCGCAAGTTAAAGTCGCGACCATCCAGAAGATTGTGGGGAAACGCTTACATGTGCGTTATTACGATTCACCGCCAGAGGACAACGGTTTCTGGTGTCATGAGGACTCTCCGCTGATCCATCCGGTTGGCTGGGCCAAACGTGTCGGACAGTCCTTAGATGCGTATCCAGAATATGTGCAGCGTATTGAGTCGGGAAAACTTAGGTACAAATTAAATTCATGATCTCctataaaaaatttgtctaattatttaaaaaaagaaacttttattaattttttttttaattttagcgATGATGACGCAAAGAGCGAACTGTTCTACGTTCCAAAAAGCTATCTGGCTCATCACTGGTGCTCGTTCCGTGAAGGCATGAAAATCGAGGCGATCGATCCGCTCAATTTGTCAGCCATATGCGCTGCGACAGTTATGCAAGTTTTAAAGGAAGGATACATAATGATAAGAATCGATAGCTATGATGAGGACGCGAGCGGGTCTGATTGGTTCTGTTATCACACGTGCTCACCTTGTATCTTCCCGGTGGGATTCTGCGCACAACACGGTTTGCCGTTGACGCCACCTAAAGGCTACGATCCTACGACGTTCACGTGGAACTCGTACCTCGAAGAGACAAATACGACACCTGCGCCAACAGAAATATTCAACCGAGTAAGTAGTTCTAACTGTACTCTATTAGAACGAACGAATCTAATTTTAAGACATTAAATTTAATGaacttatataaattttgtagGAAGTTCCACAACACGGTTTCATAGAAGGGATGAGACTAGAGGCTGCGGATTTGATGGATCCTAGATTAGTTTGTGTAGCGACAATCACGAGGGTGATTGGCAGATTGTTGAGGGTACATTTTGACGGATGGGAGGACGAATATGACCAATGGCTTGATTGTCAAAGTCCTGATATCTATCCCGTGGGCTGGTGCGACTTGGTCGATCATAAACTGGAAGGACCCCGGACAAATACAAAAAACACCAGTCCTACAGGTGAGCAAAAGATATCATAGACGTACCTTATGTTCATTTTACATAAATGTTTACAATAATCAGAAATGATCCTTGCAGTGAAATCACCGAGAGGCCTTAAACGTAAAGGTAAgcggaaaatgaagaaaaccgGTGGCAACAGACCGGGCTACTCGAGAAATCTCGTGACTCGCCAATCGGAGATGctacaacaacagcaacaacagcagcagagaCAACTGCGAGTAAAGGAAGAACGCGATCGCTACGAGCGTCAGCTTGGTCCAGCCCAAGGTATAAAGATAGAGCGTGAGCGCGGCGACCTCGAAAGTATACCCGAACAATCGACGGCACGAGAACCAGAACCAGCGCAGGAACCTGCTGGTCCCGATCAAACGCTACCCAGCCCAACGAGCGGTCAAGGACAGTCAACAACAACGTCGACGAATGATCCGCAGAATCTACCGCCACCGAAAGAAAGAGTCGCTACTTCGTATATAAATGTCAGTATTCATATTGTTAGCGGCTATGATATtctaaaaacgtaaaaaaaaagttcatcTTCTGGCTTGTTTATGTAGGTAACTGCAGCGAGCGGTAAATATATTCCAAGGATAGCTGACGGTCTTCAAAAGAATTCAGATTTGGGCGAACTCATTCCTAATGAATGGAATGTCTTTGATGTGGCACAATTTCTGCGTGTCAATGATTGCGCAGCGTACTGCGATAACTTCAGCAAGCGCAAGATCGACGGCAAGGCCCTGCTCGCCCTCACGAAAGATCAGATAATAGATCTCACCGGCTTTAAGGTAGGGCCGTCTCTGAAGATTTTTGATCTGATACAACAGCTCAAAATCAAAGTGAATCCAGCTCAGGAAAGGTTGAAACTAGGACTGAAGAAGATGTTATAACAAAACTAGTAGCAGTTAGATTCTATTGTCCAGAGCTGTTGGTCAAAAGTAAGCAAGTTTTTTGCtggattttaaattttaatacaaatatGATACACAAATTGATTTATGCGGccttttgaatattttatgaatagTTTGAATCTATGGAAACAACTTGCTtattaaaatacttttcattaatattatcGTATTTTTACGTTAATCCAGCAGTAGCAATCGCTGACTCGTTTTGATATACAGCTCtgttataatattttacacaAGTTCCAACGTGCGTAGGTAAAATATGGATTTACAATTAAGGCTCACAatcattatttctttttttttaaggatCTGCGCGTGTGCTAAACTTAAAAAAGTAGCGTCTAAATTGGTTGATTTTTAGGCAGCTCACCATCTATAGTTAATTGTCAATCGATTGCTCGAATTCTGTATCATAGAAAGATAATGATGATAAAAGATTGTGCTTTTCATTTGATTGATTCAACAAAGATTTTTAAGGTGCAATACTCAGTGATCTGGTACATATATATCTAATTACAAGCAATTACTCGACAATCTACGAATGCTATAGTATCATAGATATAGCGATTCTAGTGTGTCATGATCAATCATGCAGATTTACTACTTAAAAGTAGTTCATATTGTTCGCTAAAAACGGAAAGAAAGCGCTTTCCTTACCTTCATTTATGATTTCTTTACTTCGACGTTGCCATTATATGTAAATCCATATCTCAAGTTCAATCATATAACTTAAAATGAACATGAAGCagctatatacataaaaaaattacgtttACTTCCACCAGgcattgaaaatataaaaaatttaactatGACGAAATGTGAAAATATTAGGAGGAATTGCGAGAGTTGTATGAATAGctaaacaaatatatatatttaagaAATGATCACGATCTATGCAGAAGCGTAGAGGTAAATTTTATGTACATCTAGCATTAGAgtaactgtaaatattttacgacAACTGCAGTGATTGTCAGATgataatgtaaataatactAATATTAATAGAGTTTTGCAGCCATTCATTCGAATAAAGTAGGAGATATGATATAAATAGATTTAAGTCTAATGGGGCTGTGACATTTGATGTGTTGACTGGCAGCCCCCTCTCAttatctattaaaaaaaaaagatcaataAAGGTGCAGAAAAATTATCTGTCACTTCACGACATATTCCTTTCGATATCTCTTGGCCATTGCAGCAAAGACTTTGAATGACTGTTCATTTAAATCTTTGCACACCAGTGATAGAATAATATGTCAATTGTTACGGTTTCAAATAATGAACCGAGCTTGAaggaatttccatttttcgttttagacAACCTCTTATCTAGGTTTACATTAACATTCttcttaaaaaaacaaatttataagttTAAAAAACTACGTTAATTCTTTGTAAATAGATAGTGTATATGCTCTGAAACTCAAATGACTGCCTTGTACAATGTACATTCAagcatatttatatttatgcacGAAGTAAACATTAGGGAGAACTGTCACTGTAATCATGATTTTCAGTAAAcgtttgataaataataagcACATACgaagatatttttaatataagaTGCAACACGTACAAGTAAAGTTTGCTTTGAATTGTTCtaacatatttattttaaagatcTCAAGTCTAGCTTTAGTTTAGAATGtatatcaatttaaagaaatttttcaagTACATTTCTCCCACAAACCATCACATTTCTAGCTCAGTCGGTTTTTCAAAGCGAACAAAGAGCTTTGCTGTGAAATTCACCAAAGAACCCAGAACGACAAAACTTCTTTATCAGATCGCTTCCTCATAGTCCGACACTTTGAATTtcagagcagcagcaacagtgCGAACCTCGAGAATTAAGTCATTCTACGTAGTTGTTAAGTTAATTCTGCAACATGCCGACGCGGGAGCGGacattgtaaaataaaacacTGAATCTTGCAACGAGCTTTTCGTTAAAAAAGTGTAAAACTGTAAAAATGAGAAGGAGGAGAAACTTCCAGCGTCCGAGCATGAATTTCTTATAAACTATGTTAATCCAAAAGTAGTCTTCACACAGGACTTTGATTTGCCGGAGCTATAGCGCAGCTCCGGATCcgcaatttataataatagaatattttctCCACGAGACGATAGAGAACGAACAATGATCTGTGCGAtattttataactattttattCGATATATATGCTGACTCGATCGGTTTTTGCGTCGAGCGTTATTTTGCATGTGTGACGCGTTTAGTTTAAGTTCATTAAAGATTGCTCCATGAGCGAGGATagcgcaagcgagagagatgcgGAAGAGAAAGACGAATAGATTGATTGgttgaaaataaatgttttatacgCATGATGTAAAGAAGTTTGCTAATAATGAGAGGTCTTCTTATTGTTGCAGCAATAATCTTGTGTACTTTTATTACTCGATCATCACCTTATTTTCCAGTACAAGCTTATTTGTTTTACTTTCGATGCATGGATGAATTAATCCATCGCTAATCACcatcgctttttttttaagttttatttcttttattttacatttgaaTCAAAGGATGCTGTTAAAAACGAAAACAATCGCCACCCAATGCCATTACCGTAAATCCGCATTCGCACATATCCCCGGTCGATATTCGAGCCTCCAAACAGAAAATTCACATTTCCTCCCGACCATTATGTTCCCACATCAGGTAACTGGTACTTATCCGCCAGCCGCATCAAGCCACGCAGCCAGCGACGATCCATCCAAACAGAAACACTTCTTCATACCGACCACCAGATGCCAGCACTCGCCGTTCCACCACGCAGATAATAAGATGACCGCGTACACTCCATCAGATGAGGCGTCGCGTCCAGCGTCTacctacatatatatatatatatatatatataatccaGACCAGCCGTCGAAGGGAAGCCAACCAGCCGCGCGgcgtgagcgagagagaagcggcTGACGTAGGCTACACAGCAAACGGCCGGTCTcgcggagaaagagcgagagagagtgagagagagagagaggagggggagTCTGGCGCATTCTATGGGCGGGGCATCCATACTATACCAGCTGGCAGATGTTTCCCGcgccgcgtcgtcgtcgtggtcgtgtatatatatatatatatatatgtgtgtgtgtgtgtatacgcacacacatccCGGCCGGGAACGCAAGCGAGGACGGCATTCCACTGGCGTAAAACTACACGGAGGCGGCCGAGAACTACGCGCTACATATACGTCCCGAACGTTTTTTACCTCTAACCTCGTGTCCGGTGTCGTATACgtttatatatatgtgtgtgtatgtgtgtgtgtgtgcgtatatagGATATGCTTTATGGCTTCCTGTATGCGCGCGTACGAGAAGCGAATTTGCAATGGCTGTTTGATAAATACATATACGTGGGGGGTTGAGGAGACACCGAATATTTATATAGGATGATGGGGGGAAAATACGATGTGtagcgtgcgcgagagagagagagagagagagagagagagagagagagagagagagaagaaccGGTTCTCCGTGAAATTCGCATCATAAAATGAAACGTGATCGTCCAGGCGGTACGGCGAGATTGCGTGCATAAAAGTTGTAAGACAGTCCGGCGATGGGATTTTTctcgagtatatatatataattgtttatttagAGCCGAGGAGagggctgttttttttatttttcatgatttgcAAATTTCGTCCTTCGTCGAGTTGAATTCAGTATCGAGTTCGTGCATTATATTATGCGTTTCAAAGGAATGctcattttttttgcaaggATAAATCATCGAGGTAGGTATGCACGGGTGACTCGttgcttttattatttatacctTTGGGCGATAATGCCACGCTATGATTCAATAATGAAGGAATGACTGGACATTTCACAAGAGGCTGCTCTATTATTAGCCTGAAAATCGCTAACAAGGTTCCTCCGTCGAAAGTAGGGGGGGTAAGCACGgcgttcgctcgctcgcgagagcgaaaaaagggCTACAGGAAGGCATCGTCccaaaaatacatatatacatatacgcgtGGAGCGAACTGCCGCTGCGCACACAAGCCTCAGCTGTTCGCTCATCCCGAGATAACGCAGGAATCTACGCCGGCACAATCCTCTCCGGCTGTGCgctttatatacatacatatatatacataatacgTATACATCCCTTTCGCATCGCGGACGTATTCGTGTACGAGTATaaatacacacatatacatacagtCTCAGCGATCCAGACTGGCGTCGCGACATCAGGCCGCTCGCGGCGCTGCGCGCGCAACTCTAGCGGCGCGGCGGCTCGACCGGCAGCTGCGTCACTCTCCACTCTCCAGTCCCGCGCCGCCAGCCAGTCAGCcagctacgctcgtgcgcgctCTTTCTGTGTCGCTCGCTTTTCCACTTAcccacactcacacacacacacacacttgttCACACATTGTGCATATGAAATATACATAGGTTACATAGCCACGAGTAACGACGACgagacaacaacaacaagagCAGCCCCATCGCGTGGCGCGTGTGTGTCAGCAGGTGGCGAGCGCGACATTTGCTACACGCCGGGGTGTTGTGTGAGCGCGATATACTCTCTTGCgtgttatatatacacatacatagtGGTCGCGGTGCTGCTGGTGCGCTGCTGGTGCGCTGGTGGTCGTAGTATCGCCGAAAATAGCGGGCATCTAACCTATCGAGGATACACAAGTGGCAAGGAAAaaagcagcaacaacagcagttAAGTGTCTCGTATATGTGCTGTGCGCGAAAAAGGTGCGCGACGGACGACATGCTGCGCGTGTCAGTCATGCCTCGGAGGAACGACCGACGAGTATTCGCGCTGGCCCGCGGCTGCCTCAGCCGGTGAACCGCGAGTACaccagtgagagagagatagagaacaGCAGCGCGAGAACCTAACCTCAATTCAGACCACGAGTGCGTATTAAGGCAGTGTGCACGTTTTTTCGGCTTTGCGAGTCGTGCCGTTCCGTGCGTATGTGTGCGCTGTAGGAGAGAGCATCGATCGATATATACGAGAGTGTGCGTGTACGTGCGAAGGAGTCGACACAAAAACAGTGAAACACGAGGAAAATAgtgatcgcgcgcgagcacaaacacagagagagagagaaaaccgCGAGCGAGTTATACGTCTAGGTGAGCAGTGATTCCTCGCCGACTACTCAGCTGTTTCCCGCCAAGAGCGGCCATTACGACGagtgcagcgagagagagagaggagctctGATACGTACCGCGACCGTCTTCTATCCGCGCGCGGGAATTACACTTTGCTTCGCGAGCAAGAGGGATTGATAACGCGAGTGTGCTACAGTGCTGTATTTCTCAATAACAAATAgccagagagtgagagagaaataCGTAGACATCGCCGAGGGAAAAGGAGACACTGTATGGTGGTGATATCGTCGAAGCAGCCGCTGCAGGCCGAGGGGACGGCTCGTCGCAGTAGCGGCAGTAATAATAAGAGAAGGACGCCTGTGTCCGCGAGTGCTGGTGCGTTGGTTGTAAGTGCTGTTGCTGGTGTCGTCGGTTGCACGGGAAAACAACGGCGCGAGCACGGGATTATGTCAGTGTTTACCAACAGCGACCTGCTTGAGGAAATCGTCGAGACGACCGAGGAGCAGGAGGCGGACCTGTGCAGGtgaattttctcctttttctcttttttttttcgacttttgATGACGAGATGTCTCGTTACGAGCGCCGGTCATCGATTACGCGATGAGACGCAAAAGGCAGCGGCGACGGTGGGCAATAGACGTTGATGCCTTTATTGCCGCGGCTGTATAACTGGTAATTTTGCGACGCCCCGACTGCCGGCGCTGCGACGTAGGTATGCTCATTTTCAACCTGCTTTTCTTTTGTTCACTGGCGCCGTTACCTACGACGGGCGTAACTacttatttgtttattacgcatttattattcattgacTAGCTCGAGGCATGTTGCTCGtatatcgatttttcgctTTTCACTCGCTATCGCCGACACACAAATAGTTAAAATTCCTCCGGCGTGTGTATTACAAGCTGAGCATACGTATGGCGCTATAACAGCGACGAAAAACTGTATAGAAAGTAAACCGATTGTGGACAGTTTGCTCGTCGCTGCGCCGGCCATGTGACATGTTTATTCGCTCTTATACGGATCCGAACGTCGCGCCGATAGAGATAATACTTATACGCTTGCGcctaggtgtgtgtgtgtgtgtgtgtgtgtgtgtgtgtgtatatatatatatatatatatatgtgtgtgtgtgtgtgtgtgtgtgtgtgtgtgtgtgtgtgtgtgtaataaaTAAGAGAAGTCAGCCGGGGAAGATTTTCAAAACATCAACATGGGCCCCGGCGACGTATACTTCACGGCACTTGAATTGTCCACCTCGTATTATGCGATGTAGTAATTTCGATTACTATGGATATTACACGGTTGAGGTAGTCTTGCGAGTTGCGGGTGacgaagaaataattattgcaCGTCACTCGCGCAAATGCGCATTACTACTAATATACGTCAACAGTTTTATTAATACATTTAGATACATTGAAATGGATTTAGCGATAATATGATCTTACATATACTTTCCGCGTAGTTAATAAGCCGACTGTTCTCGTGTTCTAGAAATAAACCATGAGAACGATACAAGCGCAAACTTGCCTTGAGTTAGAAAACTCTCGAAATCAATTCAAGCCtaaaacatacacacactcgaCACTCATGCAAATAAGCGGCTAATTTgaatctttctctttttctctctcacgtaTTCCGAGAAAATCCTTCAACCACGCACTCGATGTCGTCGAACTCTTCGGAGAAACTCTTTCTCGGCATCTCCTCACGGCTTTTTTCCGAGAGCATTCGAAGGTCGCGAGGTCGCTTGAATCGCTCTTTTCCGTTCCACACTCAGCTGTTTCTCTCTTACACATACTACGCGCCGCGCGGCGGCCGGCCGGCTGCGATCAAGGACGCGCACAAAGCGCCTCGAttgcgcgcgtctctctctctctctctctctctctctctctctgtatatatGTGAGCCGGCGGCGGCTCGTTTGTCAGCGATTTGACGCGCCGTAGTATAAATTTCGAGCGCGCACTGACTTTGTTGCTGAAGAACCAATGTGTATAGCTTTTGTGCACGCGGGCATTTGGTTTTATGGCCGGTTTATCGTTTTAGTGTCATAATTTCCTATGGGGGCTGGTTGTTGTTGATGATTTTCAATGGACCGTGCGTGATTTTTATGTTTCCCGCCGTGTAATAACAACTGTGCTTTCGTGCGATACCGTTTTAGGTTATTTATGGAGCGCGTGTGCACTGTGTGTGTTGTATCCACACGAAAATCGAACTGCTTTTGCGCGGCATGGATTTACAAGTGTCGTTCTTCTATTGTCTTGATTAAAAATAGATAACGATAGCGTTATCGCCCGAAAGTGTACACTTATCGGTGTACATTGATGTACAGTGTAGTCTTATATGATAATCGAATGTGCCTTTGGCGGATAGCTCGTTGCGTCACTTCTCGATTCTCCGATGCTCTCTTGAGGGCGATCTgtgataataaatatataaaaataatagagcTGACTTATTCATGAGACGTCCGCTCGTTAAACAAACTCATCTCTCGGGCATAATTATTGCAAGGAATACCGCTGTTGGATATTCAAGCGAATAATAAATAGTGTTTACACGGGTATTCAGTTATAAACAAGCGGACTCGATcgcgagagaagaaaacgTGATTGTTAAATATGCGTAAATCATATGGAAATGTAATCGTTCATAAATTTGATCGCCGTTAAATTTAATAACGCTAACGATAAAGACAGCGCAGCATCAATCGTAGAAAATCTTCATTCCTAATCCACGAGCCGTCCTTCTAGCATGTATGAAAATTTAACGTTTCTTTTCTTCGCTAAAGCTTTGTTTATTTCGATTCCCATTGTTTTCGACGTACACAATTTCCATGCGACGTGTCTCGTCGCGAATTCAAAGTGAAATATAATTCACATGCaaatattctctctctctctctcgctcacaaTACTATCAGCGCTAGTCGAGATAACATTTTCTctccgctctcgcgcgcgctggcaCAGGGAGTTAAAATGTTTCAAACTcgttgccgccgccgtcgcgctTTTAAACATCGtgcttttatataattataaacccCGTCagtcacacgcgcgcgcgcgatctccCTTGGTGTCGAGAGGAAGAACAAAACTCGTCGTCCATTGATTTCCCTCCAAAAGAGCGCAAAGAGAAATAAATCGTAAAGCGTGTACACTCTGCGTCTCGTGTAAAGTATAGTATGCAAAAATCACGAAGCGTGTCCGGTGTGACTCGGTTGATTGCGGGAAAGGCTTGACGTAATTGAGGAAACTTCGCCGCAGAGAGCCCGAAAAGTCGTTGCTGCTCGGCTTCTTTTTGCATCAGCGTAACACGAcgcgaagaagaaggagagaagcaagagaaagagaggacgCTCGGGCGACCGTTATTTTTgcacgagagggagagagatccGCGTCGCGCCCAAAGTTTCGCGCGCTTATAGTGGGCTTGGCTGCTTTGCCGGTTCTTCTTTTTTGTGTTGCCTCTGCGATGCGCGCCGCGCCGCGTTGTCGTCGCGgctctcctttctctctcggcttctcTTCTTTGCTGCTGCATGCACTGGATGCGTGCTTTGCTTTCTttgccgcgctcgcgcgttctCCGGTTTTGGCTTGGGGTGACGATTCTTCTGCTTTGAAGAGCGTGGCTTTATTATTAGCCGAATTAAAGTGTTTTTCTCGTTTGAAATTCGCACACGCGATTTTCTCGTTGGGTGTGCCATACGTAGAGAAAGCAAAATTCGAGTTATATTATACTGTGTAGAAAACAAAATTCCGCGCTCAGCGAAGCGAACGCCGGAGAGAGATTGTTTTTCCTTtgcctcgctctcgcgcgctctccgAGACTGACTTTGGAGAGCTGCTCAGCTTGTTGTTGTCGCGTGACGTAAAGCCGGCGTACGGCTTTCGAACAGCTGGAGCTCGGGGATTTCCGAGCCGTCGAgctatgtatacgtatacacgtgAATAGAATAGCGCGTGAATTTTGATAGCATTGTGCATTGGTGATGCGTGCTCTGTAATCTCTTTTGAAGTGTCgcgcatttttttctttcaatgaAGCAATGTAAAGTGGGATCCTTGGAAATAAATTTCAAGAATGAAGTAGTAGGCGATTTCTCGCTTATCACGTTTATCGAAACTCGGTATAGCTTTTAATTGTTTACAAACAGCCGGTCGTCCTTCCAATAATCATCGACGCCGAGGACAATGCGTATATAGCACAGCGACTTCGCGGAAGCCAACCTTCGACGGTTCCTTTGATATCTCTACCGACCATATAATttcgcgtctctctcgctctcgacgGCTTTTCACAAAGCTAATTTCGCCGGAGCCGATTAACGTTTTAGTTAGTCGTGCCACgacgctctctttctccaaaAGTTAAATCGCGGGCgtcttctccctctctctctctctctctctctctctctctctctcgcgctcgggATGATAATAATCGCCAAGTTTCGACAAAGGCGCGATTTATCGGCCGACTACGACTCTAGTGTGTCTTCTCtatctcctctctccctctctctctctctctctctctctctctctctctctctctctctttctcgctcgctcactcGCTCGAGGTCTACTCTCCTCTATATATAACgtacaaattaaattctcgaTGAAAGGACGCTAAAGGAGGCATTGTCTTctatatatctctctcgcgtacgcgcgcgttcgggctttccgagagagagagagagagagagagagagagagagagagagagagagagagagagagccagtaGTATGGAGGTTATTACGGGGAAGCGAGGCGATCGGGAGCGGAGATAAGGATTTTTGATTTTCGACGTTTTACGAGCTCGAAGGCTAAGAATTTAATAAGTTCAATTAGTCTTGTGTATggatattgatttttcttcttcgcaaTAAAGGTCGATATAGACACGGAAGGAATTTATTAATAGCCTCTGAGAGAGGATTTTATCAATAGCCGGTTCCCTCGAGAGAAGTTATTACAATTTTAAGAAAACTTCAAGGCCAATGAAACTTGCGACATTCAATCAGCGCAGCACGCTAAACTTTCGCGTGAAGATTAAAATGCTCTCTACGATCTGCCATCGGGCACATTTTTCTCGGGCCACGCTGAAGCCCAAAACTACTCAATTTAATACTGCGCaagaataaattaatactctatctctctcttctctctccatcTCGAATTAGCAATGCTAATCTCCCCAGTGTACTGCAGagagaaagcagcagcagcagcacagttTTGGCCAATTTGAATAAAAGCATCAATTAACGCGACCGCGCGCGAGGGAATCTCGCCGAAAATTTTCGACCGCTGCCGCGTTATGCAACTACTGTACTATACTACTATCACTACTACTACCGGCTATACTATGCTATAGCAACATATGATCAAAAGCGCGGGAGAaccgccgcgcgcgtgtaccACCGCGCAACGACGGAGTGGGGGTAAAGaaacgaagagagagagaagtataATGGGGGGCGGCTCGCTCGGTCCTTTGTTTACACTCGAAGCGGTACCAAAACACGCGCGGCTGCGCGAGCCCTTTGTccgagagagctgctgctgcttctttttAGGCGCTGGTACGCGCAATCTGCGGATACATGAAAGGGAAGAGCGCGGGACGTGTGTATATGGAGAGAATTAAGAAGACGATTGGCGGTcttttgagagagagagagagaatcagCTTTTGTTTTTCGCGCTAATGATCTTGGACgctgataattttttttccagcgAGCTTTTGACGATCGGGGAATGTCGTGGGAAGAAGAATTATTATGATCGTGTTTATGCACGTTATACAGCGTTCGTATGCAATCGCTTAATCCTCGCGCTGTGCTCTCCGCGGGTCTCAATAAGAGGAGAAAGGATGTGTACGCGCCATATAAAAAAGCGACCGAGAACGACGAGTACAAAAGGGAGAGCCGAAGATAAAAGCATAGAAACTCGCTGCTCCGGTCTTTTACATGTGCACTGTGTGCACTGCGACATACACAAAGGGGCTCTTTGAGCCGATATTTCGTATGGTGGGATATATGTAGAAAGATATGGAGAGAGGACCATTCGTATGGTGTGTTTTGTTCTTTACGGATCGCGCACTGTAtatatgaaaaacaaaaaaattaattcacgTATCGATCGCGTGTGCACAACAGTTTCGAGCCTGATCATCAAATATAGGATTGTTATGAGTAAACTGTAAAATATTCCAACGCTACTAACCATAAAAAATACTAAACCTTCTGTAACCCGGTGTCATCGCGCCTTGCGTCGTCGGAAGCATTGGCCGCGCCGCGCTTGGCACGAGGAAAACTCGCCGTCTCTCCTTCTCCTGCGCCAcacgtcggcggcggcggcggcgactgcgtata
Coding sequences within it:
- the LOC100118055 gene encoding polycomb protein Sfmbt isoform X2, which produces MDMQAPNVYAAIPGMPELGMVWMGDMMVQNDPTQELMIDPRQADNSFYSHAPHSFDDIRNHQIPPTAMVRYLPPQFHNECSEPEEPMEGVDVQDIQQEYEQTDGQEMNEYLGLDDYIGEEEREQVVNNAATQTQDVRNRKIKPIKHPGLVLKTPIAYQPHTDLNFIPIRKDGIAVCEKCGAIGVKHAFYTKERRFCSRACARSSEHTAPHADSTYSPTHSAEQSATDAKVPNDVKPLHKIPIKEEVVQPKEQPQKDKIKAVLPAEPVMPEELPVRRKRTAEMAGSYDWTPHLKGPGFCAAPVSCFKHAPISEIWDNISVGMKVEVENTDCDEVCEAFPDSFWVATVLRICGYRALLRYEGFGHSIEKDFWVSLCSNDIHPVGWCATIGKPLIPPNTIANKYKDWKDFLMRRLTGARTLPTNFYSKVNDSMKSRFRCGLHLEVVDKNRISQVKVATIQKIVGKRLHVRYYDSPPEDNGFWCHEDSPLIHPVGWAKRVGQSLDAYPEYVQRIESGKLSDDDAKSELFYVPKSYLAHHWCSFREGMKIEAIDPLNLSAICAATVMQVLKEGYIMIRIDSYDEDASGSDWFCYHTCSPCIFPVGFCAQHGLPLTPPKGYDPTTFTWNSYLEETNTTPAPTEIFNREVPQHGFIEGMRLEAADLMDPRLVCVATITRVIGRLLRVHFDGWEDEYDQWLDCQSPDIYPVGWCDLVDHKLEGPRTNTKNTSPTVKSPRGLKRKGKRKMKKTGGNRPGYSRNLVTRQSEMLQQQQQQQQRQLRVKEERDRYERQLGPAQGIKIERERGDLESIPEQSTAREPEPAQEPAGPDQTLPSPTSGQGQSTTTSTNDPQNLPPPKERVATSYINVTAASGKYIPRIADGLQKNSDLGELIPNEWNVFDVAQFLRVNDCAAYCDNFSKRKIDGKALLALTKDQIIDLTGFKVGPSLKIFDLIQQLKIKVNPAQERLKLGLKKML
- the LOC100118055 gene encoding polycomb protein Sfmbt isoform X3, with product MFYAAIPGMPELGMVWMGDMMVQNDPTQELMIDPRQADNSFYSHAPHSFDDIRNHQIPPTAMVRYLPPQFHNECSEPEEPMEGVDVQDIQQEYEQTDGQEMNEYLGLDDYIGEEEREQVVNNAATQTQDVRNRKIKPIKHPGLVLKTPIAYQPHTDLNFIPIRKDGIAVCEKCGAIGVKHAFYTKERRFCSRACARSSEHTAPHADSTYSPTHSAEQSATDAKVPNDVKPLHKIPIKEEVVQPKEQPQKDKIKAVLPAEPVMPEELPVRRKRTAEMAGSYDWTPHLKGPGFCAAPVSCFKHAPISEIWDNISVGMKVEVENTDCDEVCEAFPDSFWVATVLRICGYRALLRYEGFGHSIEKDFWVSLCSNDIHPVGWCATIGKPLIPPNTIANKYKDWKDFLMRRLTGARTLPTNFYSKVNDSMKSRFRCGLHLEVVDKNRISQVKVATIQKIVGKRLHVRYYDSPPEDNGFWCHEDSPLIHPVGWAKRVGQSLDAYPEYVQRIESGKLSDDDAKSELFYVPKSYLAHHWCSFREGMKIEAIDPLNLSAICAATVMQVLKEGYIMIRIDSYDEDASGSDWFCYHTCSPCIFPVGFCAQHGLPLTPPKGYDPTTFTWNSYLEETNTTPAPTEIFNREVPQHGFIEGMRLEAADLMDPRLVCVATITRVIGRLLRVHFDGWEDEYDQWLDCQSPDIYPVGWCDLVDHKLEGPRTNTKNTSPTVKSPRGLKRKGKRKMKKTGGNRPGYSRNLVTRQSEMLQQQQQQQQRQLRVKEERDRYERQLGPAQGIKIERERGDLESIPEQSTAREPEPAQEPAGPDQTLPSPTSGQGQSTTTSTNDPQNLPPPKERVATSYINVTAASGKYIPRIADGLQKNSDLGELIPNEWNVFDVAQFLRVNDCAAYCDNFSKRKIDGKALLALTKDQIIDLTGFKVGPSLKIFDLIQQLKIKVNPAQERLKLGLKKML